In Juglans microcarpa x Juglans regia isolate MS1-56 chromosome 7D, Jm3101_v1.0, whole genome shotgun sequence, the following are encoded in one genomic region:
- the LOC121239633 gene encoding uncharacterized protein LOC121239633, with protein sequence MSVGLKLVSQPLLLYHHHQGFHEFSCVSIHRVSRRYWLHKSNNSSVSLRRSPRPRVCSISGDDTDYGTSNASNCEGSTEKNETGRGGPLTFNDILKRLKRYGISGILSYGLLNTTYYLTTFLIVWFHIAPAPGRMGYLAAVERFLKIMAMVWAGSQVTKLIRAGGALALAPFVDRGLSWFTDKFKFESQGKAFMVIVGFCFGLAIMLFLGVTMLWA encoded by the exons ATGTCTGTCGGTCTCAAGCTCGTCAGTCAGCCTTTACTCCTCTATCATCATCaccag GGTTTCCATGAATTCTCCTGCGTGAGCATTCACAGGGTTTCCAGGCGATATTGGTTACACAAATCAAACAACTCCTCGGTTAGTCTGCGCCGTTCGCCAAGACCCAGAGTCTGCTCAATCAGCGGTGATGATACT GATTATGGTACATCAAATGCTTCGAACTGTGAAG GTTCCACGGAAAAGAATGAAACTGGTCGGGGAGGACCACTCACATTCAACGA CATATTGAAGAGATTAAAGAGATATGGGATTTCAGGAATATTGTCCTATGGTTTATTGAATACAACCTACTATCTCACAACATTTCTCATAGTTTG GTTTCATATTGCTCCTGCACCCGGAAGGATGGGCTATCTCGCAGCTGTTGAAAG ATTCCTCAAAATAATGGCCATGGTGTGGGCTGGAAGCCAAGTTACTAAACTTATAAGAGCTGGCGG GGCGCTTGCTCTTGCACCATTTGTTGACAGAGGATTGTCATGGTTCACTGACAAATTTAAGTTTGAGTCTCAAGGGAAG GCTTTCATGGTGATCGTTGGATTTTGTTTCGGACTGGCTATCATGCTATTTTTAGGCGTGACAATGCTTTGGGCCTAG
- the LOC121238301 gene encoding probable serine/threonine-protein kinase PBL3 isoform X1 — MSTEVQRVVVIQDASKDVSLAALRWALKGLSLKPGDVITLVGVLHQVNNPCTLPFMKHRKFMGFKTKVDETNQTIVQKLVAGKNDEYHNNVEIMKISEEYEAQKIEFYIDVHAGPCPKVVAVKAARKLRATWVILDRQMKQDKKYFMEKLSCGISRMKRDNSVQLLRGPKAMGVGDSAPSNTESISAGAVHVPYNEMVQGSTDEELSPNRFPGDNQKNSLDKGHCPDGCQPQVHRSEASSSSCTEAKCSPLHFKEEGNTTTTEQRTGGERSAQSISANRESSPKETSNLGSPHEQQNNKSGWTEKCLMEEEFPNSVCSICENRRPKIGWKREFTYSELHAATKGFSPKNFLSEGGFGSVYRGVMDGLKIAVKQHKNASLQGEKEFKSEVRVLSKVRHKNLVRLLGSCSEGSHRLLVYEYICHGSLDQHLSKHSRKPISWDKRMKIAMGVAQGLQYLHKNKVIHRDMRPNNILITHDYEALLGDFGLARTQHEDTNNSLETMFVGTLGYLAPEYAECGKASTKTDVYAFGVVLLQLITGMRTTDRRLGGKSLVGWARPLLKEKNYPALIDERIVDSHDVHQLFWMVRVAEKCLSKDPDTRLTMDNVVRALDYIIECNPICGKVCSPARSDSFSSMPVTPDSQGSMQDSPESHAEDGSIVMASASTISSSSMPKKFTWGGENIDENETGVPPTNRVLLYDEMMVA, encoded by the exons ATGTCCACAGAGGTTCAGAGGGTAGTGGTGATCCAGGATGCATCAAAGGATGTTAGTCTAGCCGCACTCAGATGGGCACTGAAGGGTTTATCACTAAAGCCTGGAGATGTGATTACCCTTGTTGGAGTTCTTCACCAGGTTAATAACCCTTGTACGTTACCTTTCATGAAACATCGGAAATTCA TGGGATTCAAGACCAAGGTAGATGAAACGAACCAGACAATTGTTCAGAAATTGGTTGCCGGAAAGAATGATGAGTACCATAACAATGTGGAGATAATGAAAATTTCAGAGGAGTACGAGGCACAAAAG ATCGAGTTCTATATAGACGTGCATGCAGGACCTTGTCCAAAGGTGGTTGCCGTTAAGGCTGCCAGAAAGCTGAGGGCAACATGGGTGATACTCGACAG GCAGATGAAGCAAGACAAGAAATACTTCATGGAGAAGCTTTCGTGTGGTATATCAAGGATGAAACGCGACAACAGCGTTCAACTTTTGAGAGGACCAAAAGCAATGGGGGTTGGGGACAGCGCACCCTCGAATACTGAAAGCATCAGTGCCGGTGCGGTCCATGTACCATATAATGAAATGGTACAAGGCAGCACAGATGAAGAACTATCTCCTAACA GATTTCCAGGTGATAATCAGAAGAACAGCTTAGACAAAGGACATTGTCCGGATGGTTGTCAACCGCAAGTTCATAGGAGTGAAGCCTCAAGTTCTAGTTGTACTGAGGCCAAGTGTTCACCTTTACATTTTAAGGAGGAAGGAAACACCACAACTACGGAACAGAGAACAGGAGGAGAGCGATCCGCACAGTCCATTTCTGCGAATCGAGAGAGTAGTCCAAAAGAAACATCAAATTTGGGGAGCCCACATGAAcagcaaaacaacaaaagtgGTTGGACAGAAAAGTGTCTGATGGAGGAGGAATTTCCTAACTCCGTGTGTTCTATATGCGAGAATAGACGACCAAAAATTGGATGGAAGAGAGAATTCACTTATTCAGAACTCCATGCCGCTACAAAGGGATTTTCCCCAAAGAATTTCCTATCAGAAGGTGGATTTGGTTCTGTCTACAGAGGAGTGATGGATGGGCTGAAGATTGCCGTTAAGCAACACAAAAATGCAAGCTTGCAAGGAGAGAAGGAATTCAAGTCTGAAGTTCGTGTACTAAGCAAAGTCAGACATAAGAATCTGGTCAGACTGTTGGGGTCATGTTCAGAAGGAAGCCACAGGCTACTCGTTTATGAATATATCTGCCATGGTTCTTTGGATCAACATCTATCAA AGCACAGCCGCAAACCCATCAGCTGGGATAAAAGGATGAAAATAGCTATGGGAGTTGCCCAGGGCTTACAATATCTGCACAAAAACAAGGTCATCCACAGAGATATGAGACCAAACAACATCCTTATAACCCATGATTACGAAGCTCTG CTTGGTGATTTTGGTCTTGCAAGAACTCAACATGAAGACACAAATAACTCATTAGAGACAATGTTTGTTGGAACTTTGGGATACTTGGCCCCAGAATATGCAGAATGTGGGAAAGCATCAACCAAGACAGACGTGTATGCTTTTGGGGTGGTTCTATTACAGCTAATTACCGGGATGAGGACAACTGACCGTAGACTTGGAGGGAAAAGTCTTGTGGGATGG GCAAGACCGCTATTGAAAGAGAAGAACTACCCGGCCTTAATTGACGAGAGGATTGTGGACTCGCACGATGTCCACCAGCTGTTTTGGATGGTTCGAGTAGCAGAAAAATGTCTCTCAAAGGATCCTGATACGAGGTTAACGATGGATAAT GTGGTTCGGGCTTTAGATTACATAATAGAATGCAACCCAATATGTGGCAAAGTCTGCTCCCCAGCACGATCAGACTCATTCAGCAGCATGCCTGTCACCCCTGACTCACAAGGCAGCATGCAAGACTCCCCTGAATCACATGCTGAAGACGGAAGCATTGTCATGGCATCTGCTTCCACAATTAGCTCGTCCTCTATGCCTAAAAAGTTTACTTGGGGCGGTGAAAACATAGATGAAAATGAGACAGGAGTGCCTCCAACTAATAGAGTGTTACTTTATGATGAGATGATGGTCGCCTAG
- the LOC121238301 gene encoding probable serine/threonine-protein kinase PBL18 isoform X3 codes for MGTEGFITKAWRCDYPCWSSSPVGFKTKVDETNQTIVQKLVAGKNDEYHNNVEIMKISEEYEAQKIEFYIDVHAGPCPKVVAVKAARKLRATWVILDRQMKQDKKYFMEKLSCGISRMKRDNSVQLLRGPKAMGVGDSAPSNTESISAGAVHVPYNEMVQGSTDEELSPNRFPGDNQKNSLDKGHCPDGCQPQVHRSEASSSSCTEAKCSPLHFKEEGNTTTTEQRTGGERSAQSISANRESSPKETSNLGSPHEQQNNKSGWTEKCLMEEEFPNSVCSICENRRPKIGWKREFTYSELHAATKGFSPKNFLSEGGFGSVYRGVMDGLKIAVKQHKNASLQGEKEFKSEVRVLSKVRHKNLVRLLGSCSEGSHRLLVYEYICHGSLDQHLSKHSRKPISWDKRMKIAMGVAQGLQYLHKNKVIHRDMRPNNILITHDYEALLGDFGLARTQHEDTNNSLETMFVGTLGYLAPEYAECGKASTKTDVYAFGVVLLQLITGMRTTDRRLGGKSLVGWARPLLKEKNYPALIDERIVDSHDVHQLFWMVRVAEKCLSKDPDTRLTMDNVVRALDYIIECNPICGKVCSPARSDSFSSMPVTPDSQGSMQDSPESHAEDGSIVMASASTISSSSMPKKFTWGGENIDENETGVPPTNRVLLYDEMMVA; via the exons ATGGGCACTGAAGGGTTTATCACTAAAGCCTGGAGATGTGATTACCCTTGTTGGAGTTCTTCACCAG TGGGATTCAAGACCAAGGTAGATGAAACGAACCAGACAATTGTTCAGAAATTGGTTGCCGGAAAGAATGATGAGTACCATAACAATGTGGAGATAATGAAAATTTCAGAGGAGTACGAGGCACAAAAG ATCGAGTTCTATATAGACGTGCATGCAGGACCTTGTCCAAAGGTGGTTGCCGTTAAGGCTGCCAGAAAGCTGAGGGCAACATGGGTGATACTCGACAG GCAGATGAAGCAAGACAAGAAATACTTCATGGAGAAGCTTTCGTGTGGTATATCAAGGATGAAACGCGACAACAGCGTTCAACTTTTGAGAGGACCAAAAGCAATGGGGGTTGGGGACAGCGCACCCTCGAATACTGAAAGCATCAGTGCCGGTGCGGTCCATGTACCATATAATGAAATGGTACAAGGCAGCACAGATGAAGAACTATCTCCTAACA GATTTCCAGGTGATAATCAGAAGAACAGCTTAGACAAAGGACATTGTCCGGATGGTTGTCAACCGCAAGTTCATAGGAGTGAAGCCTCAAGTTCTAGTTGTACTGAGGCCAAGTGTTCACCTTTACATTTTAAGGAGGAAGGAAACACCACAACTACGGAACAGAGAACAGGAGGAGAGCGATCCGCACAGTCCATTTCTGCGAATCGAGAGAGTAGTCCAAAAGAAACATCAAATTTGGGGAGCCCACATGAAcagcaaaacaacaaaagtgGTTGGACAGAAAAGTGTCTGATGGAGGAGGAATTTCCTAACTCCGTGTGTTCTATATGCGAGAATAGACGACCAAAAATTGGATGGAAGAGAGAATTCACTTATTCAGAACTCCATGCCGCTACAAAGGGATTTTCCCCAAAGAATTTCCTATCAGAAGGTGGATTTGGTTCTGTCTACAGAGGAGTGATGGATGGGCTGAAGATTGCCGTTAAGCAACACAAAAATGCAAGCTTGCAAGGAGAGAAGGAATTCAAGTCTGAAGTTCGTGTACTAAGCAAAGTCAGACATAAGAATCTGGTCAGACTGTTGGGGTCATGTTCAGAAGGAAGCCACAGGCTACTCGTTTATGAATATATCTGCCATGGTTCTTTGGATCAACATCTATCAA AGCACAGCCGCAAACCCATCAGCTGGGATAAAAGGATGAAAATAGCTATGGGAGTTGCCCAGGGCTTACAATATCTGCACAAAAACAAGGTCATCCACAGAGATATGAGACCAAACAACATCCTTATAACCCATGATTACGAAGCTCTG CTTGGTGATTTTGGTCTTGCAAGAACTCAACATGAAGACACAAATAACTCATTAGAGACAATGTTTGTTGGAACTTTGGGATACTTGGCCCCAGAATATGCAGAATGTGGGAAAGCATCAACCAAGACAGACGTGTATGCTTTTGGGGTGGTTCTATTACAGCTAATTACCGGGATGAGGACAACTGACCGTAGACTTGGAGGGAAAAGTCTTGTGGGATGG GCAAGACCGCTATTGAAAGAGAAGAACTACCCGGCCTTAATTGACGAGAGGATTGTGGACTCGCACGATGTCCACCAGCTGTTTTGGATGGTTCGAGTAGCAGAAAAATGTCTCTCAAAGGATCCTGATACGAGGTTAACGATGGATAAT GTGGTTCGGGCTTTAGATTACATAATAGAATGCAACCCAATATGTGGCAAAGTCTGCTCCCCAGCACGATCAGACTCATTCAGCAGCATGCCTGTCACCCCTGACTCACAAGGCAGCATGCAAGACTCCCCTGAATCACATGCTGAAGACGGAAGCATTGTCATGGCATCTGCTTCCACAATTAGCTCGTCCTCTATGCCTAAAAAGTTTACTTGGGGCGGTGAAAACATAGATGAAAATGAGACAGGAGTGCCTCCAACTAATAGAGTGTTACTTTATGATGAGATGATGGTCGCCTAG
- the LOC121238301 gene encoding probable serine/threonine-protein kinase PBL5 isoform X2, which produces MSTEVQRVVVIQDASKDVSLAALRWALKGLSLKPGDVITLVGVLHQVNNPLGFKTKVDETNQTIVQKLVAGKNDEYHNNVEIMKISEEYEAQKIEFYIDVHAGPCPKVVAVKAARKLRATWVILDRQMKQDKKYFMEKLSCGISRMKRDNSVQLLRGPKAMGVGDSAPSNTESISAGAVHVPYNEMVQGSTDEELSPNRFPGDNQKNSLDKGHCPDGCQPQVHRSEASSSSCTEAKCSPLHFKEEGNTTTTEQRTGGERSAQSISANRESSPKETSNLGSPHEQQNNKSGWTEKCLMEEEFPNSVCSICENRRPKIGWKREFTYSELHAATKGFSPKNFLSEGGFGSVYRGVMDGLKIAVKQHKNASLQGEKEFKSEVRVLSKVRHKNLVRLLGSCSEGSHRLLVYEYICHGSLDQHLSKHSRKPISWDKRMKIAMGVAQGLQYLHKNKVIHRDMRPNNILITHDYEALLGDFGLARTQHEDTNNSLETMFVGTLGYLAPEYAECGKASTKTDVYAFGVVLLQLITGMRTTDRRLGGKSLVGWARPLLKEKNYPALIDERIVDSHDVHQLFWMVRVAEKCLSKDPDTRLTMDNVVRALDYIIECNPICGKVCSPARSDSFSSMPVTPDSQGSMQDSPESHAEDGSIVMASASTISSSSMPKKFTWGGENIDENETGVPPTNRVLLYDEMMVA; this is translated from the exons ATGTCCACAGAGGTTCAGAGGGTAGTGGTGATCCAGGATGCATCAAAGGATGTTAGTCTAGCCGCACTCAGATGGGCACTGAAGGGTTTATCACTAAAGCCTGGAGATGTGATTACCCTTGTTGGAGTTCTTCACCAGGTTAATAACCCTT TGGGATTCAAGACCAAGGTAGATGAAACGAACCAGACAATTGTTCAGAAATTGGTTGCCGGAAAGAATGATGAGTACCATAACAATGTGGAGATAATGAAAATTTCAGAGGAGTACGAGGCACAAAAG ATCGAGTTCTATATAGACGTGCATGCAGGACCTTGTCCAAAGGTGGTTGCCGTTAAGGCTGCCAGAAAGCTGAGGGCAACATGGGTGATACTCGACAG GCAGATGAAGCAAGACAAGAAATACTTCATGGAGAAGCTTTCGTGTGGTATATCAAGGATGAAACGCGACAACAGCGTTCAACTTTTGAGAGGACCAAAAGCAATGGGGGTTGGGGACAGCGCACCCTCGAATACTGAAAGCATCAGTGCCGGTGCGGTCCATGTACCATATAATGAAATGGTACAAGGCAGCACAGATGAAGAACTATCTCCTAACA GATTTCCAGGTGATAATCAGAAGAACAGCTTAGACAAAGGACATTGTCCGGATGGTTGTCAACCGCAAGTTCATAGGAGTGAAGCCTCAAGTTCTAGTTGTACTGAGGCCAAGTGTTCACCTTTACATTTTAAGGAGGAAGGAAACACCACAACTACGGAACAGAGAACAGGAGGAGAGCGATCCGCACAGTCCATTTCTGCGAATCGAGAGAGTAGTCCAAAAGAAACATCAAATTTGGGGAGCCCACATGAAcagcaaaacaacaaaagtgGTTGGACAGAAAAGTGTCTGATGGAGGAGGAATTTCCTAACTCCGTGTGTTCTATATGCGAGAATAGACGACCAAAAATTGGATGGAAGAGAGAATTCACTTATTCAGAACTCCATGCCGCTACAAAGGGATTTTCCCCAAAGAATTTCCTATCAGAAGGTGGATTTGGTTCTGTCTACAGAGGAGTGATGGATGGGCTGAAGATTGCCGTTAAGCAACACAAAAATGCAAGCTTGCAAGGAGAGAAGGAATTCAAGTCTGAAGTTCGTGTACTAAGCAAAGTCAGACATAAGAATCTGGTCAGACTGTTGGGGTCATGTTCAGAAGGAAGCCACAGGCTACTCGTTTATGAATATATCTGCCATGGTTCTTTGGATCAACATCTATCAA AGCACAGCCGCAAACCCATCAGCTGGGATAAAAGGATGAAAATAGCTATGGGAGTTGCCCAGGGCTTACAATATCTGCACAAAAACAAGGTCATCCACAGAGATATGAGACCAAACAACATCCTTATAACCCATGATTACGAAGCTCTG CTTGGTGATTTTGGTCTTGCAAGAACTCAACATGAAGACACAAATAACTCATTAGAGACAATGTTTGTTGGAACTTTGGGATACTTGGCCCCAGAATATGCAGAATGTGGGAAAGCATCAACCAAGACAGACGTGTATGCTTTTGGGGTGGTTCTATTACAGCTAATTACCGGGATGAGGACAACTGACCGTAGACTTGGAGGGAAAAGTCTTGTGGGATGG GCAAGACCGCTATTGAAAGAGAAGAACTACCCGGCCTTAATTGACGAGAGGATTGTGGACTCGCACGATGTCCACCAGCTGTTTTGGATGGTTCGAGTAGCAGAAAAATGTCTCTCAAAGGATCCTGATACGAGGTTAACGATGGATAAT GTGGTTCGGGCTTTAGATTACATAATAGAATGCAACCCAATATGTGGCAAAGTCTGCTCCCCAGCACGATCAGACTCATTCAGCAGCATGCCTGTCACCCCTGACTCACAAGGCAGCATGCAAGACTCCCCTGAATCACATGCTGAAGACGGAAGCATTGTCATGGCATCTGCTTCCACAATTAGCTCGTCCTCTATGCCTAAAAAGTTTACTTGGGGCGGTGAAAACATAGATGAAAATGAGACAGGAGTGCCTCCAACTAATAGAGTGTTACTTTATGATGAGATGATGGTCGCCTAG
- the LOC121240083 gene encoding uncharacterized protein LOC121240083, whose amino-acid sequence MEQYAQHGQRRDMKHKGRNVVWSIAMDKCLIEALAVQAKNGNKIDKCFNENAYTAACIAVNSRFNLNLNNQKVVNRLKTIKKRYKIMKDMLSQDGFRWNPHTKMIECDNDDLWKRYIAAHPDARGFRGKQIEMYDELKIVCGNYQAPSRWAKMKDGNHPTEIKNCDYDSASYLSPSSEDLSETDGTESFTGTPEYAQMPDGTQDPLIQPVRQLPKRSRGSDALQDAMLAVASSIRRLADAMERSKCSIDAHELLQAVMEIDGLEEAKQMYAFEYLNADPVKARTFLTYNARMRKIYLFRQFWWWK is encoded by the exons ATGGAGCAATATGCCCAGCATGGACAGAGAAGGGATATGAAGCACAAAGGAAGGAACGTGGTATGGTCAATCGCAATGGACAAGTGCCTTATTGAAGCCCTTGCTGTTCAAGCTAAAAACGGGAACAAAATTGACAAATGTTTTAATGAAAATGCTTACACTGCTGCTTGtattgctgtgaactctcgctTTAACTTGAACTTAAATAATCAAAAAGTTGTTAATAGACTTAAGACAATTAAGAAGAGGTATAAGATAATGAAGGATATGCTAAGTCAGGATGGATTCAGGTGGAATCCACATACAAAGATGATTGAGTGCGACAACGATGATCTTTGGAAGAGATATATTGCA gcACACCCtgatgcaagaggatttcgagGTAAACAGATAGAGATGTATGATGAACTAAAAATTGTTTGTGGAAATTACCAAGCCCCTAGTCGCTGGGCCAAGATGAAGGATGGAAACCATCCAACAGAGATAAAGAATTGTGATTATGACTCTGCCTCATATCTTTCCCCAAGTTCAGAAGACCTGAGTGAGACGGATGGGACAGAATCATTTACTGGAACGCCAGAGTATGCTCAGATGCCAGATGGTACTCAAGATCCTCTGATCCAGCCTGTCAGACAACTTCCAAAACGCTCTCGTGGCTCAGATGCACTCCAGGATGCAATGCTGGCAGTAGCATCAAGCATTCGGCGCTTGGCTGATGCAATGGAGCGAAGCAAATGTTCAATTGATGCCCATGAGCTACTACAGGCAGTGATGGAGATCGATGGCTTAGAAGAGGCCAAACAGATGTATGCTTTTGAGTATTTGAATGCGGACCCTGTCAAAGCCAGAACCTTCTTGACATACAATGCTCGAATGAGGAAGATATATTTGTTTCGACAGTTCTGGTGGTGGAAATGA
- the LOC121239634 gene encoding nascent polypeptide-associated complex subunit alpha-like protein 1, with product MTAQTQEELLAAHLEQQKIDLDEPLVEDEDEDDEEDDDDDDKDDDEAEGQLDGDGSGRSKQSRSEKKSRKAMLKLGMKPIAGVSRVTVKKSKNILFVISKPDVFKSPTSDTYVIFGEAKIEDLSSQLQTQAAEQFKAPDLSHVISKPESSAVAQDDEEVDETGVEPKDIELVMTQAGVSRSKAVRALKVADGDIVTAIMDLTN from the exons ATGACTGCTCAAACCCAGGAAGAACTCCTTGCTGCCCATCTCGAACAGCAAAAGATCGAT CTTGACGAGCCCCTAgttgaagatgaagacgaagatgatgaagaagatgatgacgacgacgacAAGGATGACGATGAAGCCGAGG GACAACTTGATGGAGACGGTAGTGGAAGGTCAAAGCAAAGCAGAAGTGAAAAGAAAAGTCGGAAAGCAATGTTGAAGCTTGGCATGAAACCTATCGCAGGAGTTAGCAGGGTCACTGTCAAAAAAAGCAAGAAT ATACTGTTTGTCATCTCGAAACCGGATGTTTTCAAGAGTCCAACTTCAGATACATATGTAATCTTTGGGGAGGCAAAGATCGAGGATTTGAGCTCTCAACTGCAGACTCAGGCTGCAGAGCAGTTCAAGGCTCCTGATCTCAGCCATGTGATTTCCAAACCTGAGTCTTCGGCCGTGGCCCAAGATGATGAAGAAGTAGATGAGACGGGGGTGGAACCCAAGGACATTGAGTTGGTGATGACACAGGCAGGGGTCTCTAGGTCAAAGGCTGTGAGAGCATTGAAGGTTGCAGATGGGGACATAGTTACAGCCATCATGGATCTTACCAACTGA